One Nitrospirota bacterium genomic region harbors:
- a CDS encoding alpha/beta fold hydrolase: MEEPLVFRDPDGHRVSAVLAAPSPSTDRAVVLCHGFLSNKNSTTNRTLTAELLPKGIATFRFDFFGQGESEGPFEQTTVSRAVGQALTALDLVASRGYKRIGLVGSSFGGLVAILAAGRWTGRGASLACLGLKCPVPDFEEMLRLEFGPEGLVEWKKTGTIPDVTGGPGRVKLHYGFYEDCARHRGYEAAPGVKVPTLIVQGEKDEYASVVDQSRRLFEALPGPKELHVLPGADHGFSKPEDFRTMVTLLVGWMIRYLQADDR; the protein is encoded by the coding sequence ATGGAAGAGCCCCTCGTCTTTCGCGATCCGGACGGCCACCGGGTGTCCGCGGTACTGGCCGCCCCGTCCCCCTCCACCGATCGGGCGGTCGTCCTCTGTCACGGGTTCCTCTCCAACAAGAACAGCACGACGAACCGGACGCTGACCGCCGAGCTCCTCCCGAAGGGGATCGCCACCTTCCGGTTCGACTTCTTCGGTCAGGGCGAGAGCGAAGGACCGTTCGAGCAGACGACCGTGAGCAGGGCGGTTGGCCAGGCGCTGACGGCGCTGGACCTGGTCGCCTCACGTGGCTACAAACGGATCGGTTTGGTCGGGTCCAGCTTCGGCGGGCTCGTGGCGATCCTGGCGGCCGGCCGGTGGACCGGCCGGGGCGCCAGCCTGGCCTGCCTGGGCCTGAAGTGTCCGGTGCCGGACTTCGAGGAGATGCTCCGGCTCGAGTTCGGCCCGGAGGGCCTGGTGGAATGGAAGAAGACCGGCACCATCCCGGACGTGACCGGCGGGCCTGGGCGCGTCAAGCTCCACTATGGCTTCTATGAGGACTGCGCCAGGCATCGGGGCTACGAGGCGGCCCCGGGCGTCAAGGTCCCGACGCTGATCGTGCAGGGCGAGAAGGACGAGTACGCCTCTGTGGTGGATCAGAGCCGGAGGCTCTTCGAGGCGCTGCCCGGTCCGAAGGAGCTGCACGTCCTCCCCGGCGCCGACCATGGCTTTTCCAAGCCAGAAGATTTCCGGACGATGGTCACGCTCCTGGTCGGGTGGATGATCAGATACCTGCAGGCGGACGACCGGTAG
- a CDS encoding formylglycine-generating enzyme family protein — MALFAATLVAFLTLTVLPADAQLDRLRKLKKEPAPSQGDDAPMIPIPAGWFWMGVDGMAGLEDERPRHRVWLDAYAMDRHEVTTSQYARFLAATGRTPPWLWETVNPNLHGDRPVIGVDWEDADVYCRWAGNRLPTEAEWEKAARGTDGRNFPWGNQPPTAELANHALGARFSYSQALMPVGHYEKGRSPYGLDDMAGNVWEWVQDWYDGSYYEQSPERNPTGPEQGQLKVLRGGSWSELPKYLLTYGRFKLPPGTRNSYTGFRCAKSVTGDR, encoded by the coding sequence TTGGCACTCTTCGCCGCGACGCTCGTGGCGTTCCTGACGCTGACCGTGCTTCCGGCCGACGCGCAGCTCGACCGGCTGCGCAAGCTGAAGAAGGAACCAGCGCCAAGTCAGGGTGACGATGCCCCTATGATTCCCATCCCGGCCGGCTGGTTCTGGATGGGTGTGGACGGGATGGCCGGGCTGGAGGACGAGCGGCCGCGGCACCGGGTCTGGCTCGACGCCTATGCGATGGACCGGCACGAGGTGACGACCAGCCAGTATGCGCGCTTCCTCGCGGCGACCGGCCGGACGCCGCCCTGGCTGTGGGAGACGGTGAACCCGAACCTCCACGGGGACCGGCCGGTGATCGGCGTGGACTGGGAGGACGCGGACGTCTACTGCCGCTGGGCGGGGAATCGCCTGCCGACCGAGGCGGAGTGGGAGAAGGCCGCCCGCGGGACGGACGGCCGCAACTTTCCCTGGGGCAACCAGCCGCCGACGGCGGAGCTGGCGAACCATGCGCTGGGCGCTAGGTTCAGCTACAGCCAGGCCCTCATGCCGGTCGGCCACTACGAGAAGGGCCGGAGTCCCTACGGGCTCGACGACATGGCGGGGAACGTCTGGGAGTGGGTGCAGGACTGGTACGACGGGAGCTACTACGAACAGAGTCCGGAGCGGAACCCGACCGGACCGGAGCAGGGCCAGTTGAAGGTCTTGCGGGGAGGGTCATGGTCGGAACTGCCCAAGTATCTGCTGACCTACGGGCGCTTCAAATTGCCGCCGGGCACGAGGAACAGCTACACGGGCTTCCGCTGCGCGAAGTCGGTGACGGGTGATCGGTGA
- a CDS encoding cbb3-type cytochrome c oxidase subunit I — MGFRPPLFFVTGFFWLLLSAALGLALFLGMLTGKPLPPVLRVLHVHGALVGGVAQMILGGLLGFIPPLLLTGRDRPESHPGLFATVNLGAVGMLAGFGLGRPLLVGAAGLLIVLSFLAVLGDAVRQARASLVSPPLGLWFYGVALVALLLGLGMGEAMALQFLPSTLPGQGRLAHIHLNLLGFVTLTIIGTMHTLYPTVLNAPLFSPRLARWTFFLLPAGIAVLIGGFLATLVPVQIAGGAILVAGTLLYAANILQTWLRAGRPSQAASDHFLLATFFLFVAVVAGVFVSINSLWNPPALPFGKLHLIAYTHLALVGFVLQTVMGALSHLLPIALAVGRVKSNKRRGAYLAELTAQVQSWHAVQLGALNLGIIGLALVATLVWQFNMSDLPVRITGWISAGLLGLSLTLFGSKVIRLLLTQPPGQTTD; from the coding sequence ATGGGATTCCGACCGCCGCTCTTCTTCGTGACCGGCTTCTTCTGGCTGCTGCTCTCCGCCGCCCTCGGCCTCGCCCTCTTCCTTGGCATGCTGACGGGCAAGCCGCTCCCGCCCGTCCTCCGCGTGCTCCACGTGCACGGCGCGCTCGTGGGCGGGGTGGCCCAGATGATCCTTGGGGGGCTGCTGGGGTTCATTCCTCCGCTCCTGTTGACCGGCCGTGACCGGCCCGAGTCCCACCCGGGCCTCTTCGCCACCGTCAACCTGGGGGCGGTCGGCATGCTGGCCGGCTTCGGATTGGGGCGGCCGTTGCTCGTCGGGGCGGCCGGCCTGCTGATCGTCCTGTCGTTCCTCGCCGTGCTGGGCGACGCGGTCCGCCAGGCCAGGGCCAGCCTGGTCTCGCCGCCGCTGGGCCTCTGGTTCTACGGGGTGGCACTCGTCGCGCTCCTTCTGGGGCTGGGCATGGGCGAGGCGATGGCACTGCAGTTCCTCCCCTCCACCCTGCCGGGGCAGGGCCGGCTCGCCCACATCCACCTGAACCTCCTGGGCTTCGTGACCCTGACGATCATCGGCACCATGCACACCCTCTACCCCACGGTGCTGAACGCGCCGCTCTTCAGCCCCCGCCTGGCCCGCTGGACCTTCTTCCTGCTCCCGGCCGGCATCGCCGTGCTGATCGGAGGCTTTCTCGCGACGCTCGTGCCGGTCCAGATCGCGGGAGGCGCGATCCTCGTCGCCGGCACCCTCCTCTACGCGGCCAACATCCTGCAGACCTGGCTGCGCGCGGGACGTCCGAGCCAGGCCGCGTCGGATCATTTCCTGCTGGCCACGTTCTTCCTCTTCGTGGCGGTCGTGGCCGGCGTCTTCGTCTCGATCAACTCCCTCTGGAACCCGCCGGCCCTCCCGTTCGGCAAGCTGCACCTGATCGCTTACACGCATCTGGCCCTGGTCGGCTTCGTCCTGCAAACGGTCATGGGCGCGCTCTCGCACCTGCTCCCGATCGCCCTCGCCGTCGGCCGCGTGAAGAGCAACAAGAGGCGCGGGGCATACCTGGCTGAGCTGACCGCCCAGGTCCAGTCCTGGCACGCCGTGCAACTGGGCGCGCTCAACCTGGGCATCATCGGCCTGGCCCTGGTCGCCACGCTGGTCTGGCAGTTCAACATGAGCGACCTGCCCGTCCGGATCACCGGCTGGATCAGCGCCGGCCTGCTGGGGTTGAGCCTGACGCTCTTCGGCTCCAAAGTCATCCGGCTCCTGCTGACGCAGCCGCCCGGCCAGACGACCGACTAG
- a CDS encoding PAS domain-containing protein: MSAGEERAELDRLRKRVADLERLLKARAGRTVHEREHAGGERVLQESQERFRQLAENIRDVFWMTDPEKNRMIYISPGYEEVWGRSCESLYAAPRTWLDAIHPEDRDRVLRAALSKQVTGDYDEEYRIVRPDGSLRWIWDRAFPIRDDSGAVYRIAGIAEDITQRKRLEEALEKSSRDLQTIIQASPLAFIALDADGNVTTWNAAARRIFGWTEQEVLGRPLPYVPDDKRDESDTLWESAMRGKFLEGVEIRRRRRDGTMIDLALWAAPLCDANGNVISTIGLLADITEHKRGEEALRKSIERFELTVQGSRDGLWDAWAVPGDPFAPGNPIYYSPRFKELLGYADDEFENVIASWASRLHPEDRERVFTALRNHLERRVPYDIEYRMFTKNGECRWFAARGQAIWNQEGQPVRMSGSFSDITERKRLEEHLRQAAKMEAVGRLAGGVAHDFNNLLTVIIGHSERLLKALGADDRHRRSVEGIRQAADRAASLTSQLLAFSRKQVIQPRLLDMNAAVSGLTPMLRRLIGENIRLVANLEPRPCLVKADPGQVEQVLMNLAVNARDAMPQGGTLTIGTAITLSEGGAGPGQGDLPAGPYVCLTVRDTGLGMDAETKAHLFEPFFTTKERGKGTGLGLATVYGIVVQGGGTIDVDSSPERGTTFTVLLPRAAGSLQTEKAAGPPAVETSHTETILLVEDDVLVREFLCDLLEGLGYRVLTAASGEQALQLCETGKEPVHVLLTDVVIPDMSGRVLVERAATLRPDMRVLFMSGYTDDVVLRHGISEASAAFLQKPFRSNVLAAKIREVLDAPKGQGS; encoded by the coding sequence TGCAGGAAAGCCAGGAGCGGTTCCGACAGCTTGCAGAGAACATCCGGGACGTTTTCTGGATGACCGATCCGGAAAAGAACCGGATGATTTACATCAGCCCGGGCTATGAGGAGGTCTGGGGCCGCTCCTGTGAAAGCCTCTATGCCGCACCGCGCACATGGCTCGACGCGATCCATCCCGAGGACCGGGATCGGGTTCTCCGGGCAGCTCTGTCGAAGCAGGTCACCGGGGACTATGACGAGGAGTACAGGATCGTTCGTCCCGACGGATCGCTGCGCTGGATCTGGGATCGGGCGTTTCCGATCAGGGACGACTCCGGGGCCGTCTACCGCATCGCGGGGATCGCAGAGGATATCACGCAGCGAAAACGACTCGAAGAGGCGCTCGAGAAGTCTTCGCGGGATCTCCAGACCATCATTCAGGCCTCCCCGCTGGCCTTCATCGCCCTCGACGCCGACGGCAACGTCACGACCTGGAATGCAGCAGCCCGGCGCATCTTCGGGTGGACCGAGCAGGAGGTCCTGGGCCGACCGCTCCCCTACGTGCCCGACGACAAGCGGGACGAGTCCGACACCCTGTGGGAGTCCGCGATGCGCGGGAAGTTTCTGGAAGGAGTGGAAATCCGCCGTCGCAGGAGGGACGGCACGATGATAGACCTTGCCCTTTGGGCTGCCCCGCTGTGTGATGCGAACGGCAACGTGATCAGCACGATCGGGCTGCTCGCCGACATCACCGAGCACAAGCGGGGAGAGGAAGCGCTCCGCAAGAGCATCGAGCGGTTCGAGCTGACCGTCCAGGGGTCCCGGGACGGCCTGTGGGATGCATGGGCCGTGCCGGGCGACCCCTTCGCGCCCGGCAATCCGATTTATTACTCCCCCCGGTTCAAGGAGCTCCTGGGGTATGCGGACGACGAATTCGAGAACGTCATCGCGAGCTGGGCGTCACGGCTGCATCCCGAGGATCGGGAGCGAGTCTTCACCGCGCTGCGCAACCATCTGGAACGGCGGGTCCCGTACGACATCGAATATCGGATGTTCACCAAGAACGGCGAGTGTCGCTGGTTCGCGGCCCGAGGGCAAGCCATCTGGAATCAAGAGGGGCAGCCCGTCCGCATGTCCGGTTCGTTCAGCGACATCACCGAGCGGAAACGGTTGGAGGAGCATCTGCGTCAAGCGGCGAAAATGGAGGCGGTCGGACGCTTGGCGGGAGGGGTGGCCCACGACTTCAACAACCTCTTGACCGTCATCATCGGGCACAGCGAGCGACTGCTCAAGGCCTTGGGCGCCGACGACCGACATCGGCGATCCGTCGAGGGGATCAGGCAGGCGGCCGATCGGGCGGCATCCCTGACCAGCCAGCTCCTGGCCTTCAGCCGGAAGCAGGTGATCCAGCCCAGGCTCCTGGACATGAACGCGGCCGTCTCCGGGCTGACCCCGATGCTCCGGCGCCTGATCGGGGAGAACATTCGCCTGGTGGCAAACCTCGAGCCGCGACCCTGTCTTGTCAAAGCCGATCCAGGACAGGTCGAGCAGGTCCTGATGAACCTGGCGGTCAACGCCCGCGACGCCATGCCCCAAGGCGGCACCCTCACGATCGGCACGGCGATCACGCTGAGCGAGGGCGGGGCTGGCCCTGGTCAGGGCGACTTGCCCGCCGGGCCCTACGTGTGCCTGACGGTCCGTGACACCGGACTCGGCATGGATGCGGAAACCAAAGCGCACCTCTTCGAGCCGTTTTTCACGACGAAGGAACGGGGCAAGGGGACGGGGCTGGGGCTGGCAACGGTGTACGGTATCGTCGTCCAAGGTGGGGGGACCATAGACGTGGACAGTTCTCCCGAACGGGGCACGACGTTCACGGTCTTGCTCCCTCGCGCTGCAGGGAGCCTGCAGACGGAGAAAGCTGCCGGCCCGCCGGCTGTCGAGACGAGCCACACGGAGACGATCCTTCTCGTCGAAGACGACGTGCTGGTCCGGGAGTTCCTGTGCGACCTCCTGGAAGGATTGGGGTATCGCGTGCTCACGGCTGCCAGTGGAGAACAGGCGCTCCAGCTTTGCGAGACCGGCAAAGAGCCTGTCCATGTCCTTTTGACCGACGTCGTGATCCCCGATATGAGCGGACGGGTCCTGGTTGAACGGGCCGCGACCCTTCGGCCGGACATGCGGGTCCTGTTCATGTCCGGCTATACGGACGACGTCGTGCTCCGTCATGGCATCTCGGAGGCGAGCGCGGCGTTCTTGCAGAAGCCGTTTCGGTCGAACGTCCTAGCTGCCAAAATCCGCGAGGTGTTGGATGCTCCCAAAGGGCAGGGCTCATAA